A window of Leptotrichia wadei contains these coding sequences:
- a CDS encoding glycosyltransferase has product MKILVLHGHLSMGGEERVLLNVLRNLIELGYNVDLLITWNHGENNLFENEIPKKVNYEFLFDNYNGKSKIIKEIYRLRTKTTYLKKVEKIIEEKKYDVIIDYSSNLLKYKNFDIKVPIFAWIHFSLTFGEKLSGEKVEKYKKQYKKYDKILTICDTMRDEFVEILGMDKTKVELVYNPINLEIIRKKAEDVNPKYGNYLKEDYFLQVSRLTQQKQPEHLVDIYYKLKQRGIKEKLYFIGNGEKVKLIRQKIKEYNLEDDIILLGQIENPYPFFKNAKLFLHTAKYEGLPTVLLESLAFGTPVVAYDCPTGPKDILGKNSEYGELIPLNDKDTFVKRVYELIDNNEKYENYKKMSLIRANDFSMETNKLKLKKLVEKNK; this is encoded by the coding sequence ATGAAAATATTGGTATTGCATGGTCATTTGAGCATGGGAGGAGAAGAGAGAGTTTTACTTAATGTGTTAAGAAATTTAATTGAATTGGGATATAATGTTGATTTGCTCATAACTTGGAATCATGGGGAAAATAATTTGTTTGAAAATGAAATTCCTAAAAAGGTAAATTATGAATTTTTATTTGATAATTATAATGGAAAAAGCAAAATTATTAAAGAAATTTATAGATTACGAACAAAAACTACTTATTTAAAAAAAGTTGAAAAAATAATAGAAGAAAAAAAATATGATGTTATTATAGACTATTCTTCAAATTTGCTTAAATATAAGAATTTTGATATAAAAGTGCCTATATTTGCATGGATTCATTTTTCACTTACTTTTGGAGAAAAATTAAGTGGAGAAAAAGTAGAAAAATATAAAAAACAATATAAAAAATATGATAAAATACTGACAATATGTGATACAATGAGAGATGAATTTGTGGAAATTCTAGGAATGGATAAAACTAAAGTGGAATTAGTTTATAATCCAATAAATCTTGAAATAATTAGGAAAAAGGCTGAAGATGTGAATCCTAAATATGGAAATTATCTAAAAGAGGATTACTTTTTACAAGTATCACGCTTGACACAGCAAAAACAACCTGAACACCTTGTTGATATTTATTACAAGCTGAAGCAGCGAGGAATAAAGGAGAAACTTTATTTTATTGGAAATGGTGAAAAAGTTAAATTGATTAGACAGAAAATTAAGGAATATAATTTAGAAGATGATATAATTTTACTTGGACAAATTGAAAATCCATATCCATTTTTTAAAAATGCAAAATTATTTTTGCATACTGCGAAATATGAAGGATTGCCGACTGTACTTCTGGAAAGCCTTGCTTTTGGAACACCTGTCGTGGCTTATGACTGCCCTACAGGACCTAAGGACATACTTGGAAAAAATAGTGAATATGGAGAATTAATTCCATTAAATGATAAGGATACATTCGTAAAAAGAGTTTATGAATTAATAGACAATAATGAAAAATATGAAAATTATAAAAAAATGTCATTAATTAGAGCTAATGATTTTTCAATGGAAACTAATAAACTAAAATTAAAAAAATTAGTAGAAAAAAATAAGTAA
- a CDS encoding glycosyltransferase family 52: MEKTKKVVFLESAYSLLLYIMMNDNFEEDSIFVYHGKSINEVFEHSKVNVETIYIPREEYINVTEVKNLFKRKIAKKKYKKYLKEKLLDLIKEKTYGYKIEYFGNDNEVEPKILWKEIEKFTVIEDGWSNYRSDHFEAYLKRFKNKFKKKEDLKRGLSPKVEKIILSGLTKVPEIISEKVEIIDFKKLWMKKTEIQKQKIYNFFGMETADIEKISRKKVIFLSQPLEEDESLTHEETVELYQKIFKNYNENDILFKLHPRGIFTYKNEFPQIEIFTSKIPFQIFEYMGVDFDTVATIYSTAVWNIKNAKKIDFFGTKVHPKLLAQFGNIER, translated from the coding sequence ATGGAAAAAACAAAAAAAGTTGTATTTTTAGAGTCAGCCTATAGCTTGCTTCTTTATATAATGATGAATGATAATTTTGAAGAAGATTCCATATTTGTATACCATGGAAAAAGTATAAATGAAGTTTTTGAACATTCTAAAGTTAATGTAGAAACAATTTATATTCCACGGGAAGAGTATATTAATGTAACAGAAGTAAAAAATTTATTTAAAAGGAAAATAGCAAAGAAGAAATATAAAAAATATTTAAAAGAAAAACTCTTAGATTTGATAAAAGAAAAAACATATGGTTATAAAATTGAATATTTTGGAAATGATAATGAAGTGGAGCCTAAAATTCTTTGGAAAGAAATAGAAAAATTTACAGTAATAGAAGATGGGTGGTCAAATTATCGAAGTGATCATTTTGAAGCTTACTTAAAGCGGTTTAAAAATAAATTTAAGAAAAAAGAAGATTTGAAAAGAGGACTTTCTCCGAAAGTAGAAAAAATAATATTGAGTGGTCTTACAAAAGTACCTGAGATAATTAGTGAAAAAGTTGAAATTATAGATTTTAAAAAACTTTGGATGAAAAAAACAGAAATACAAAAACAAAAAATTTATAATTTTTTTGGAATGGAAACTGCAGATATTGAAAAAATATCTAGGAAAAAAGTTATTTTTTTAAGTCAGCCACTAGAAGAAGATGAGTCTCTTACACATGAAGAAACAGTTGAGTTATATCAAAAAATATTTAAAAATTATAATGAAAATGATATACTATTTAAGTTGCATCCAAGAGGGATTTTTACATATAAAAATGAATTTCCTCAAATAGAAATTTTTACAAGCAAAATACCTTTTCAAATATTTGAATATATGGGAGTAGATTTTGATACAGTTGCTACAATTTATTCTACTGCTGTATGGAATATTAAAAATGCTAAAAAAATAGATTTTTTTGGGACGAAGGTGCACCCAAAATTACTTGCTCAATTTGGAAACATAGAAAGATAA
- a CDS encoding capsular polysaccharide synthesis protein: MEKYKFSNSRIYKINEKLNKKPYKYIYKELLPKKVYDRLQSEIYLLNQKIIAKDWDNILKDYFENKVRGKEIKAKKILTGEKIIWQFWGQGWDYEKLPSVVKICFKSMEKYGRDYTVIRLDNESIKEYLDIPEYILEKLNDKRMGYAHFSDILRFALLSNYGGVWMDATILLTDYISEKYFQMDYFLFQRDENLENKKEWEDYDSIYFSWSKKSKVRMLSSVIFSHKNNKVINTLLNMLMIFWENNDTVPNYFILQILYNELIENYYKNEQCQIISDTFPHEMFRVWFDKYSEERLLEIMKKSDIHKLSFKIENSKRKKDRTFFEYFEKMYRIN; the protein is encoded by the coding sequence ATGGAGAAATATAAGTTTTCTAATAGCAGAATTTATAAAATTAATGAAAAACTAAATAAGAAGCCTTATAAATATATATATAAGGAATTACTGCCTAAAAAAGTATATGATAGATTACAAAGTGAAATATATCTTTTGAATCAAAAAATAATTGCAAAAGATTGGGATAATATTTTAAAGGATTATTTTGAGAATAAAGTTAGGGGAAAAGAAATTAAGGCAAAAAAGATATTAACGGGTGAGAAAATAATATGGCAATTTTGGGGACAAGGCTGGGATTATGAAAAATTACCTAGTGTTGTAAAAATATGCTTTAAATCTATGGAGAAATATGGGAGAGATTATACTGTCATTCGTCTAGATAACGAAAGTATAAAGGAGTATCTTGATATTCCAGAATATATTTTGGAAAAGTTAAATGACAAAAGAATGGGATATGCTCATTTTTCAGATATATTAAGGTTTGCATTGTTAAGTAACTATGGCGGTGTCTGGATGGATGCGACGATACTTTTGACAGATTATATATCTGAAAAGTATTTTCAAATGGATTATTTTTTGTTTCAAAGAGATGAAAATTTGGAAAATAAAAAGGAATGGGAAGACTATGATTCAATTTATTTTTCATGGAGTAAAAAATCAAAGGTAAGAATGTTGAGCAGTGTTATTTTTTCGCATAAAAATAATAAAGTAATTAATACGTTATTAAACATGTTAATGATTTTTTGGGAAAATAACGATACAGTTCCAAATTATTTTATTCTGCAGATACTTTATAACGAACTGATAGAAAATTATTATAAAAACGAGCAGTGTCAAATTATTTCTGATACTTTTCCGCATGAAATGTTTAGAGTGTGGTTTGATAAATATTCTGAAGAAAGATTACTGGAAATAATGAAAAAATCAGATATTCATAAATTGTCTTTTAAAATAGAAAATAGTAAGAGAAAAAAAGATAGAACTTTTTTTGAATATTTTGAAAAAATGTATAGGATAAATTAA
- a CDS encoding glycosyltransferase family 9 protein, with protein sequence MNKINWKFYRPYRDKLIDKKNEILSKIFDKRKKDVDLDPLKINKILFLRTDGKIGDFIISSFIFREIKKHYPNIKIDIVSDKSLEDLLKLNENIDEYYIFDRKKIFEWRKVAQILRKNNYDVLFDSTEGLKYKQFYLINRVNATVNVGYNKDGYKIYNKNVRQNNTLKMVEIYKQMMKKVNIEIEDTIYDVPVSKDSERNVKKFLDENNVDEKIIALNFFGASRGRKINEDIALIIIKRLSEIYKGYRIIILDSPNDRETIYNILEKTDNKNILFFEKSRTVLDSISIIKNSDLVVSLDTAILHIAEGLNKKIMAFYGPKINKNKWRIKEEGNILIDYTEKRINDVDFEKVFDKLSYKNNLSAI encoded by the coding sequence ATGAATAAAATAAACTGGAAATTTTATAGACCATATAGAGATAAATTAATTGATAAAAAAAATGAAATATTAAGTAAGATATTTGATAAAAGAAAAAAGGATGTAGACTTAGATCCGTTAAAAATAAATAAAATCTTATTTTTAAGAACTGATGGGAAAATAGGAGATTTTATAATAAGTTCATTTATTTTTAGAGAAATAAAAAAACACTATCCTAATATAAAAATTGATATTGTTTCTGATAAATCTTTAGAAGACTTATTGAAATTAAACGAAAATATAGATGAATATTATATATTTGACAGGAAAAAAATTTTTGAATGGAGAAAAGTCGCACAAATATTGAGAAAAAATAATTATGATGTTTTGTTTGATTCAACAGAAGGATTGAAATATAAGCAATTTTATCTTATAAATAGAGTAAATGCTACAGTTAATGTTGGATATAATAAAGATGGCTATAAAATATACAATAAGAATGTGAGGCAGAATAACACTTTAAAAATGGTTGAAATTTATAAGCAGATGATGAAGAAAGTGAATATTGAGATAGAAGATACAATTTATGATGTTCCAGTTTCAAAAGATTCTGAAAGAAACGTGAAAAAATTTTTAGATGAAAATAATGTTGATGAGAAAATAATTGCGTTAAACTTTTTTGGAGCTTCCAGAGGAAGGAAAATAAATGAGGATATTGCTTTAATTATAATAAAAAGATTAAGTGAAATTTATAAGGGTTATAGAATTATAATACTGGATTCTCCAAATGATAGGGAAACAATTTATAATATACTTGAAAAGACAGATAATAAAAATATTTTATTTTTTGAAAAGTCCAGAACGGTACTTGACTCAATATCTATAATTAAAAATAGTGATTTGGTAGTATCACTGGATACTGCCATCTTACATATTGCTGAAGGGTTAAATAAAAAAATAATGGCTTTTTATGGACCAAAAATTAATAAAAATAAATGGCGGATAAAAGAAGAGGGTAATATATTGATTGACTATACTGAAAAACGGATTAATGATGTAGATTTTGAAAAAGTATTTGATAAGTTAAGTTATAAAAATAATTTGTCTGCTATTTAG
- a CDS encoding glycosyltransferase — MKEVTLVITSCGRFDLLEETLDSFFEYNTYPIKKIIITEDSTEGKKLKKLISKYDNRNQNFRLIVNETRLGQLKSIDKAYREIDTEYIFHCEDDWKFLKRGFIEKSMEVMEEDEKILVVGLRSKDNFKEDFFYDEDYVSKKGEHYYSVKGEIFTYNPALRRKKDMDLFGSHEKLENQRYEEVLSDFYKEHGFKAIFFKEPYVTHIGNKRHVHFSNRRKNTVLNFKIDRLIKKIRAKILKLRGKL; from the coding sequence ATGAAGGAAGTAACGCTGGTAATAACTAGCTGTGGGAGATTTGATTTGCTGGAGGAGACGCTTGACAGCTTTTTTGAATATAATACTTATCCGATAAAAAAAATAATAATAACAGAAGACAGCACTGAAGGGAAAAAACTGAAAAAGCTAATTTCAAAATATGATAATAGAAATCAGAATTTTAGACTGATAGTAAATGAAACACGATTAGGACAGCTAAAATCAATTGATAAGGCTTATCGTGAAATTGATACTGAATATATTTTTCATTGTGAAGATGACTGGAAATTTCTTAAAAGAGGATTTATTGAAAAATCAATGGAAGTGATGGAGGAAGATGAAAAAATTTTAGTTGTTGGACTTCGTTCAAAAGATAATTTTAAGGAAGATTTTTTTTATGATGAAGATTATGTTTCAAAAAAAGGGGAGCATTATTATAGTGTAAAAGGTGAAATATTTACTTATAATCCGGCCTTGAGAAGAAAAAAGGATATGGATTTATTTGGGTCTCATGAAAAGTTAGAAAATCAGCGATATGAGGAAGTTTTGTCGGATTTTTATAAGGAACATGGATTTAAAGCGATATTTTTTAAGGAGCCTTATGTAACTCATATTGGGAATAAAAGGCATGTGCATTTTAGTAATAGGAGAAAAAATACAGTTCTAAATTTTAAAATTGATAGATTGATAAAAAAAATAAGAGCAAAAATTTTAAAATTAAGAGGTAAATTATAA
- a CDS encoding ABC transporter ATP-binding protein gives MKKIKIDFGEIFKLKKYIKKYYVLIILNILLATMSSLVSSAPIALIKRLFDKGISGKSEKDILYAAGAMIILAAVGAVLMYWNTIFSTVISASIYKDIVTDIYNKIQTLDMEYFSGKKIGDMMTRIMTDPSNINSIILEAFSMIPEVIKLILCLGIAFYIDFDLTLGVMIVTPILIITVRKYAKRLKRSGKQRQEALDSLNSKLQETLSGIRIIRAFATEKYEISDFKKKNVNLKKIAVKSAKYNAKANSIMEAMNYIIIALLLMFSGYRVLRAKNFTPGDFITIVGAISSMYTPARRAMTRINSISVNMSSITRVAEILEEMPSIVNRENCIKFENFVSDITFENVDFKYKDSVEKILKNINLDVKKGETVAFVGNSGGGKSTLVNLIPRFFDVSSGSLKIDGIDIRDYEIKSLRKAIGIVPQETFLFSGTILSNIKYSRQNATFEEVVEAAKQANAHEFIENLSDSYNTEIGERGIKLSGGQKQRIAIARAILENPQILILDEATSALDNESEKLVQDALEKLMEGKTTFVIAHRLTTIENSNKIVVIQKGEIKEIGNHNELLNKNGIYKALYNKNFDFNVKS, from the coding sequence ATGAAAAAAATAAAAATAGATTTTGGAGAAATTTTTAAATTAAAAAAATACATAAAAAAATATTATGTGCTAATCATACTTAATATATTGCTTGCAACGATGTCATCACTTGTTTCTTCAGCTCCAATAGCATTAATAAAACGATTGTTTGACAAAGGGATTTCAGGTAAAAGTGAAAAAGACATACTATATGCAGCAGGAGCAATGATAATACTTGCAGCAGTCGGTGCGGTACTTATGTATTGGAATACAATTTTCTCAACAGTAATTTCAGCTTCAATTTATAAGGATATAGTTACTGATATTTATAATAAAATACAAACTTTAGATATGGAATATTTTTCAGGGAAAAAAATAGGAGATATGATGACAAGAATAATGACAGATCCTAGTAATATAAATTCAATTATATTGGAAGCTTTTAGTATGATACCTGAAGTAATAAAACTGATACTTTGCCTTGGAATAGCATTTTATATAGATTTTGATTTAACTTTAGGAGTTATGATTGTTACTCCGATTCTTATAATTACAGTGAGAAAATATGCAAAAAGATTAAAGCGTTCAGGAAAACAGCGGCAAGAAGCATTAGATAGCTTAAATTCCAAGTTACAGGAAACATTGTCAGGAATTAGGATTATAAGGGCATTTGCCACAGAAAAGTACGAAATAAGTGATTTTAAAAAGAAGAATGTTAATTTAAAGAAAATTGCTGTAAAATCTGCTAAATATAATGCAAAAGCTAATTCAATCATGGAAGCAATGAACTATATAATTATAGCATTATTATTAATGTTTAGTGGTTACCGAGTTTTGAGGGCAAAGAATTTTACGCCTGGAGATTTTATTACAATAGTAGGTGCGATTTCATCAATGTACACACCTGCAAGACGTGCAATGACAAGAATAAATTCGATAAGTGTAAATATGTCTTCTATTACAAGAGTTGCTGAAATTTTGGAAGAAATGCCGTCTATTGTAAATAGGGAAAATTGTATAAAATTTGAAAACTTTGTAAGTGATATAACTTTTGAAAATGTAGATTTTAAATATAAGGATAGTGTTGAAAAAATATTGAAAAATATTAATTTAGATGTTAAAAAAGGTGAAACGGTTGCCTTTGTTGGAAATTCAGGTGGAGGGAAATCGACACTTGTAAATCTGATACCGAGGTTTTTTGATGTATCGAGTGGTTCATTAAAAATTGATGGAATTGATATTAGAGATTATGAAATAAAGAGTTTACGTAAAGCGATAGGGATTGTACCGCAAGAAACGTTTTTATTTTCTGGAACAATACTTAGCAATATAAAATATAGCCGCCAAAATGCTACTTTTGAAGAAGTTGTAGAAGCAGCTAAACAGGCAAATGCACACGAATTTATCGAAAATCTTTCTGATAGTTATAATACAGAGATTGGAGAGCGTGGTATAAAGTTATCAGGTGGACAAAAACAGCGTATTGCAATTGCACGTGCAATCTTAGAAAATCCTCAAATATTAATTTTGGATGAAGCAACTTCTGCCCTTGATAATGAGTCTGAAAAGCTAGTTCAGGATGCACTTGAAAAACTTATGGAAGGAAAAACTACATTTGTTATCGCCCATAGGTTGACAACAATCGAAAATAGTAATAAAATAGTAGTGATACAAAAAGGTGAAATAAAAGAAATTGGAAATCATAATGAATTGTTAAATAAAAATGGAATTTACAAAGCATTATATAATAAAAATTTCGATTTTAATGTTAAAAGCTAA
- a CDS encoding glycosyltransferase family 2 protein, with product MKLSVGIITFNEENRIGKTLDSVKEIANEIIIVDSESTDKTVEIALSKGAKVFVEKWKGYGPQKNSVLEKCKGDWILLIDADEVISPQLKEKIKIIINSENPSSDVYKIKLRNIAFKREIKFGGWDDYVIRLWKNGKVKISSREVHEQYQTDSKIKKIKEMIIHYTYDSIEEFLEKLNRYTSQSAKEYIKKGKNPSFLKIYSKMMFRFLKMYILQLGFMDGYEGYLLAKYSSIYTMTKYTKLREEYYNNLGNDTSLIITTYNWPKALEVCLNSVLEQTVAPKEIIIADDGSKQETIDLVKRFQQSYPQSNIIHSWQEDKGFRAGMSRNRAINKATGNYIIIIDGDLILNRHFVEDHIKNMERGCFIQGSRVITSSIMAKEIMEGKKINLFSKGVKNNINMIRSKILSRIFTKVNRNLRGIRSCNMSFFKEDLIRVNGFEEEIEGWGREDSELAVRLFNIGCKKKKLKFEALTCHLYHKENDRSRLKKNDEYLAEAIKSRKTMAKKGLDRYEGSNAGNN from the coding sequence ATGAAATTATCTGTAGGAATAATAACTTTTAATGAAGAAAATAGGATAGGAAAAACTTTAGATTCAGTAAAGGAGATTGCTAATGAAATAATAATTGTTGATAGTGAAAGTACAGACAAGACTGTAGAAATCGCACTTTCTAAGGGAGCAAAGGTTTTTGTGGAAAAGTGGAAGGGGTATGGACCACAAAAAAATTCTGTTTTGGAAAAATGTAAAGGTGATTGGATTTTGCTAATAGATGCAGATGAAGTAATATCGCCACAATTAAAGGAAAAAATAAAAATAATTATAAATAGTGAAAATCCATCAAGTGATGTTTATAAAATAAAATTGAGAAATATTGCATTTAAAAGAGAAATAAAATTTGGAGGATGGGATGATTATGTAATCAGACTATGGAAAAACGGTAAAGTGAAAATAAGTAGCCGCGAAGTTCATGAGCAATATCAGACTGACAGTAAAATAAAAAAAATAAAAGAAATGATAATCCATTATACCTATGACAGTATAGAAGAATTTCTTGAAAAATTAAACAGGTATACTTCACAAAGTGCCAAAGAATATATAAAAAAAGGAAAAAATCCAAGTTTTTTAAAAATATATTCAAAAATGATGTTTAGATTTTTAAAAATGTATATTTTGCAGCTTGGATTTATGGATGGCTATGAAGGCTATTTACTTGCCAAATATAGTTCTATTTATACAATGACAAAATATACAAAATTACGTGAAGAATATTATAATAATTTGGGAAATGACACTTCACTCATTATTACTACATACAACTGGCCAAAAGCTCTAGAAGTATGTTTAAATAGTGTACTAGAACAAACTGTTGCTCCAAAGGAAATAATAATTGCTGATGATGGTTCAAAGCAGGAAACAATTGATCTTGTAAAAAGATTTCAGCAAAGTTACCCACAAAGTAATATTATTCATTCATGGCAGGAAGATAAGGGATTTCGAGCGGGAATGTCAAGAAATAGAGCGATAAATAAGGCAACTGGAAATTATATAATAATAATAGATGGTGATTTGATATTAAATAGGCATTTTGTTGAAGATCATATAAAAAATATGGAAAGAGGATGTTTTATTCAAGGTTCACGAGTTATAACTTCGTCAATTATGGCAAAGGAAATAATGGAAGGCAAAAAAATAAATCTTTTTAGCAAAGGTGTGAAGAATAATATAAATATGATAAGAAGTAAAATTCTTTCTAGAATTTTTACAAAAGTAAATAGGAATTTACGTGGAATAAGATCTTGTAATATGTCCTTTTTCAAAGAAGATTTAATTAGAGTAAATGGATTTGAAGAAGAAATAGAAGGATGGGGAAGAGAGGATAGCGAGCTTGCTGTAAGGTTGTTTAATATAGGGTGTAAAAAGAAAAAATTAAAGTTTGAGGCCTTGACTTGTCATTTGTATCATAAGGAGAATGATAGAAGTAGGCTGAAGAAAAATGATGAATATTTGGCAGAGGCTATAAAAAGTAGAAAAACAATGGCTAAGAAGGGGCTTGATAGATATGAAGGAAGTAACGCTGGTAATAACTAG
- a CDS encoding glycosyltransferase family 9 protein gives MSIIDGIRSKIIIWLFGTKRRYKDINLKNIKTILINPKDFIGDTLISFCYARQLKEMYPEANLGLAVTDRNLEFANFCNKNEKVIDSIVKRKDMFKNRKKWDVLLDFSSKENTNKMIWKKILSPKITIVFGEDNEGHYYNRKNVKNYDFICTPSIETHITDYLINSEFSKYFKIEKQKPYIELLEKDVAKMEKFWKSDSEKINEKTQKIKILLVPQGRDRKMKPEEVAELLNNIEDEKIKNIKIIMGRTVGSEEYYKRLVGNINKNLDISLSEKLSINDFILFVATADLVIGVDGGAIHIASSLNKPLLSFYANDKYNLCRWSPKTTADSLQVISNIKGSHNQTYNFSLSEPIKWLNNKIKEIEKDKGN, from the coding sequence ATGAGCATAATAGATGGAATAAGATCTAAAATAATAATATGGCTATTTGGTACTAAAAGAAGATATAAAGATATTAATTTAAAAAATATAAAAACGATATTGATAAATCCAAAGGATTTTATTGGTGATACTTTAATATCCTTTTGTTATGCGAGACAATTAAAAGAAATGTATCCTGAGGCAAACTTGGGATTGGCGGTAACAGATAGAAATTTAGAATTTGCAAATTTTTGTAATAAAAATGAAAAAGTAATAGACAGTATTGTTAAACGGAAAGATATGTTTAAAAATCGTAAAAAATGGGATGTATTACTAGATTTCTCAAGTAAGGAAAATACAAATAAAATGATTTGGAAAAAAATATTAAGTCCTAAAATCACGATAGTTTTTGGAGAAGATAATGAGGGGCATTATTATAATAGAAAAAATGTAAAAAATTATGATTTTATCTGTACTCCATCCATTGAAACTCACATTACAGACTATTTGATAAATTCTGAGTTTTCTAAATATTTTAAAATAGAAAAACAAAAACCGTATATTGAGCTTTTGGAAAAAGATGTTGCCAAAATGGAAAAATTTTGGAAATCTGATTCTGAAAAAATAAATGAAAAAACTCAGAAAATAAAAATTTTATTGGTGCCACAAGGCAGGGACAGAAAAATGAAACCTGAAGAAGTAGCTGAGCTATTAAATAATATAGAAGATGAGAAGATAAAAAATATAAAAATTATTATGGGAAGAACTGTTGGAAGTGAGGAGTATTATAAAAGGCTAGTAGGTAATATAAATAAAAATTTAGATATTTCCTTATCTGAAAAACTTAGTATTAATGATTTTATTTTGTTTGTGGCTACAGCTGATTTGGTAATTGGAGTTGACGGCGGTGCAATTCATATAGCTTCTTCATTGAATAAACCCTTGCTGAGTTTCTATGCAAACGATAAATATAATTTATGTAGATGGTCGCCTAAAACAACAGCTGATAGTTTGCAGGTAATTTCAAATATAAAAGGAAGTCATAATCAAACTTATAATTTTTCATTGTCAGAACCAATAAAATGGCTAAATAATAAGATAAAGGAAATAGAAAAAGATAAAGGAAATTAA
- a CDS encoding polysaccharide deacetylase family protein: MIYLFLIILLLFLVFILYNKTRKNFVLCLMYHSIDSEKNKGGIFIDEFEEHIKWIKDKKTFKMEELKGLDYTLPPNSILITFDDGYKNNYTLAFPILKKYNIKATIFLNTKFIEKDETYLNWDEIREMYESGLIDFQLHTHSHQLTVKDIEVLAFYDNESSPYFKRESYSLFFDGNYDEKKDAKKLNGLPVFKLRSKISIPGYKPKKNFVEKYRSIVELQENEFEKEKKKFLNRLFKEKKDEFFDKISEEQFKETVKFEILENKKIISEKLGKVPDCLAYPWGHRYKGNREDIKKLGVDVFITTRKGVNSLKLNKNWIYRVSGDDFENFDEFKKELKNGSTAIYRKIFKKR, from the coding sequence ATGATATATTTATTTTTAATAATATTATTGCTATTTTTGGTATTTATTTTATATAATAAAACTAGAAAAAATTTTGTTTTGTGTCTTATGTATCACAGTATTGACAGTGAAAAAAACAAAGGTGGAATTTTTATAGATGAATTTGAAGAGCATATAAAATGGATAAAGGATAAAAAGACTTTTAAAATGGAAGAATTGAAGGGATTAGATTATACATTGCCACCAAATTCAATATTAATAACTTTTGATGATGGCTATAAAAATAATTACACTTTAGCTTTTCCAATTTTGAAAAAGTATAATATAAAAGCTACGATATTTTTGAATACAAAATTTATTGAAAAAGATGAAACTTATTTAAACTGGGATGAAATAAGAGAAATGTATGAAAGCGGACTAATTGATTTCCAGCTTCATACACATTCTCATCAGCTAACAGTAAAGGATATTGAAGTGCTTGCTTTTTATGATAATGAAAGTTCGCCATATTTTAAAAGAGAAAGTTATAGCTTATTTTTTGATGGAAATTATGATGAAAAAAAGGATGCAAAAAAATTAAATGGACTTCCTGTGTTTAAATTACGAAGTAAAATTTCTATTCCTGGTTATAAGCCTAAAAAGAATTTTGTAGAAAAATATAGAAGTATTGTGGAACTTCAAGAGAATGAGTTTGAAAAAGAGAAAAAGAAATTTTTGAATAGATTATTTAAAGAAAAAAAAGATGAATTTTTTGATAAAATTAGTGAAGAACAATTTAAAGAAACTGTGAAATTTGAAATTCTGGAAAACAAAAAAATTATTAGTGAGAAACTGGGAAAAGTTCCAGATTGTCTGGCTTATCCTTGGGGACACCGATACAAGGGCAATAGAGAGGATATAAAAAAATTAGGAGTAGATGTTTTTATAACAACTAGAAAGGGTGTAAATTCCTTGAAACTTAATAAAAACTGGATTTATCGTGTGAGTGGAGATGACTTTGAAAATTTTGATGAATTTAAGAAGGAACTAAAGAATGGATCTACAGCGATTTATAGAAAAATATTCAAAAAGCGTTAG